The following coding sequences lie in one candidate division KSB1 bacterium genomic window:
- the cas1 gene encoding CRISPR-associated endonuclease Cas1, with protein sequence MATLYLTEQGAVLRKSSDHFIIEKSKVKLQELPCADVDHLMIYGNIQVTTPALWELAEHGIEIAFFTQGGKLLLQLTPQWPKNLPLREAQWRRRFEPEFVLRFSRAIVAGKLNNALAVIRDYQHNHPELDCATELAAIEAARTKAENAAGLDSLLGLEGSATAAYFKVLGRMFLPPWQFATRSRRPPKDPVNAVLSFGYVIVGNELQSHLDGIGFDPYAGFYHASEYGRPSLALDLLEEFRHSLVDRLALHLFNQNVFTTADFQNLSVGGVHLNRDGQKKFFQSYERYLGSFRDQPSPSAVGYFRQHFKNQAQKLAKAIQENGDYAPFQLSG encoded by the coding sequence ATGGCCACCCTTTACCTCACCGAACAAGGCGCGGTGCTGCGCAAGAGCAGCGATCACTTCATCATCGAAAAGAGCAAAGTGAAGCTGCAAGAACTGCCCTGCGCCGACGTCGATCACCTCATGATCTACGGCAACATCCAAGTCACCACCCCGGCCCTGTGGGAATTGGCCGAGCACGGCATCGAGATCGCCTTCTTCACCCAAGGCGGCAAACTGCTGTTGCAGCTCACCCCGCAGTGGCCGAAAAACCTGCCGCTGCGCGAAGCCCAATGGCGCCGGCGCTTCGAGCCGGAGTTCGTGCTCCGGTTCAGCCGCGCCATCGTCGCCGGCAAATTGAACAACGCGCTCGCGGTTATTCGCGACTATCAGCACAACCATCCGGAATTGGATTGCGCTACCGAATTGGCGGCCATCGAAGCCGCACGAACCAAGGCCGAAAACGCCGCCGGCCTCGACTCGCTGCTCGGCCTCGAAGGCAGCGCCACCGCCGCCTATTTCAAAGTGCTCGGCCGCATGTTCCTGCCGCCGTGGCAGTTCGCCACCCGCAGCCGCCGGCCGCCGAAAGATCCGGTCAATGCCGTGCTCTCCTTTGGCTACGTCATCGTCGGCAACGAGCTCCAGTCGCACCTTGACGGCATCGGCTTCGATCCTTACGCCGGGTTTTACCACGCCAGCGAATATGGCCGCCCCAGCTTGGCGCTCGACCTGCTCGAAGAATTTCGCCATTCCCTCGTCGACCGCCTCGCCCTGCACCTGTTCAATCAAAACGTTTTCACCACCGCCGATTTTCAAAATCTCAGCGTCGGTGGCGTTCATCTCAACCGCGACGGCCAAAAGAAATTCTTCCAAAGTTACGAGCGCTATCTCGGCAGCTTCCGTGATCAGCCCTCGCCCAGCGCGGTCGGCTACTTTCGCCAGCATTTCAAAAACCAGGCGCAAAAGCTCGCCAAGGCCATTCAGGAAAACGGTGATTACGCGCCGTTTCAATTGAGCGGTTAA